A portion of the uncultured Draconibacterium sp. genome contains these proteins:
- a CDS encoding glycoside hydrolase family 43 protein — translation MKPRLNQLYSILFTFFCVSLIVVLMGCNSKKEDPQGFQNFYPGQPWPDADSVHINAHGGGILYYDNTYYWFGEYKSENTSSARVGVNCYSSKDLYNWKPEGVVLPVSDSVGSDIEAGCVMERPKVIYNEKTQQFVLYFHLELKGKGYSAARVGIAVSDNVTGPYTYLRSLRPNAGVWPQNMTESQKNSSVTMEDFSDWWTDDWMAAVHDGLFIRRDFEGGQMSRDMTLFVDDDGKAYHIYASEENLTLHIAELSDNYLNYTGKYIRVAPGGHNEAPAIFKKDGTYLMITSGCTGWDPNAARMFTAESIWGPWEQHPNPCVGEDADLTFHSQSTYILPVAGKKDAFIFMADRWTPKKPIEASYIWLPIQFENGLPVLKWMDQWNLSIFDESNEL, via the coding sequence ATGAAACCACGATTAAACCAACTTTATTCCATTCTCTTTACTTTCTTTTGCGTCTCTTTAATAGTTGTATTAATGGGGTGCAATTCGAAAAAAGAAGACCCGCAAGGATTTCAAAATTTTTATCCGGGGCAACCCTGGCCCGATGCCGACAGTGTGCATATCAACGCGCATGGTGGAGGGATTCTATATTACGATAACACGTATTATTGGTTTGGTGAGTACAAAAGCGAAAATACCAGTTCGGCACGTGTGGGTGTGAATTGTTATTCGTCAAAAGATTTGTACAACTGGAAACCTGAAGGTGTTGTGTTGCCGGTGAGCGACAGTGTTGGAAGCGATATTGAGGCGGGCTGTGTTATGGAGCGACCGAAGGTTATTTACAACGAAAAAACGCAACAGTTTGTATTGTATTTTCATTTGGAGTTAAAAGGTAAGGGGTACAGTGCTGCGCGTGTTGGTATTGCCGTTAGCGACAATGTTACCGGGCCATACACCTATCTTCGTTCATTGCGACCCAATGCAGGAGTTTGGCCACAGAACATGACTGAATCCCAGAAAAACAGCAGTGTTACAATGGAAGATTTTTCCGATTGGTGGACCGATGATTGGATGGCTGCTGTTCATGATGGACTGTTTATTCGCCGTGATTTTGAAGGAGGACAAATGTCGCGCGACATGACACTTTTTGTTGATGATGACGGTAAAGCCTATCACATTTATGCATCGGAAGAAAACCTGACACTGCACATTGCCGAACTGAGTGATAATTATTTAAATTATACCGGAAAATATATACGAGTTGCTCCAGGCGGACATAACGAAGCGCCCGCCATTTTCAAAAAAGACGGGACGTATTTAATGATCACCTCAGGATGTACCGGTTGGGATCCTAATGCTGCCCGAATGTTTACGGCTGAATCGATCTGGGGGCCTTGGGAACAACATCCAAATCCTTGTGTTGGAGAGGATGCCGATCTCACTTTTCACTCGCAAAGCACATACATTTTACCGGTGGCAGGGAAAAAGGATGCCTTTATTTTTATGGCCGATCGCTGGACGCCCAAAAAACCGATTGAGGCTAGTTACATCTGGTTGCCCATTCAATTTGAAAACGGATTGCCGGTATTAAAATGGATGGATCAGTGGAACCTCAGCATATTTGATGAATCAAACGAATTATAA
- a CDS encoding L-fucose isomerase, with product MANRLIGDLPKVGIRPVIDGRERGVRESLEKQVMDLAKAAAAFISEQLRFPSGETVECVIADTCIGGVAEAALCAEKFRKEGVGVSLTVTPCWCYGTEVMDTDPLVPKAVWGFNGTERPGAVYLAAALAGYTQKGLPTFGIYGRDVQDAGDTTIPEDVKEKILRFVKSGLAVAQMKGKSYLSIGYSSMGIAGSMVDSSFFQKYLGIRTEFVESVEILRRMDEGIYDEEEYQKALAWTKENCKEGKDVNKPEDQADAARKEEEWETVVKMTLICRDMMIGNEKVVAKGYREEGLGRNAILGGFQGQRQWTDYKPNADFTEAILNSSFDWNGIRQAFVFATENDSLNGVSMLFGHLLSKTSQIFSDVRTYWSPKAVKRVCGKELTGLAEGGIIHLINSGSTTLDATAQQRDSEGKPAMKPFWEITEEEVQKCLENTLWPQAERGYFRGGGYSSQFKTAGQMPVTMSRVNLVDGLGPVLQIAEGWTVELPNDIHEILDERTNPTWPTTWFVPRVNGEGAFKDVYSVMANWGANHGAISYGHIGADLITLASMLRIPVNMHNVDEDKVFRPSAWASFGENKEGSDFRACESYGPLYGKK from the coding sequence ATGGCTAACAGACTAATTGGCGACTTGCCAAAAGTGGGTATCCGCCCGGTTATTGACGGACGCGAACGTGGTGTTCGGGAGTCACTAGAAAAACAGGTAATGGACCTTGCAAAGGCAGCAGCAGCTTTTATCAGCGAACAATTAAGATTTCCAAGTGGCGAAACCGTAGAATGTGTTATTGCTGATACTTGCATCGGTGGTGTGGCAGAAGCTGCATTATGTGCTGAAAAATTCAGAAAAGAGGGGGTTGGTGTTTCATTAACGGTTACGCCGTGCTGGTGTTACGGAACTGAGGTGATGGACACCGATCCGCTGGTGCCAAAAGCAGTTTGGGGATTTAACGGAACCGAACGCCCGGGAGCAGTTTATCTGGCTGCAGCTTTGGCCGGATATACACAAAAGGGATTGCCAACTTTCGGAATTTATGGTCGCGATGTGCAGGATGCCGGCGACACAACAATTCCGGAAGATGTAAAAGAAAAGATACTACGTTTTGTAAAATCGGGGCTGGCAGTGGCTCAAATGAAAGGAAAGTCGTATTTGTCGATTGGATATAGTTCGATGGGAATTGCAGGTTCGATGGTAGATTCATCTTTTTTTCAAAAGTATTTGGGAATTCGCACCGAGTTTGTTGAATCGGTAGAAATTCTCAGACGGATGGACGAAGGAATTTACGATGAGGAGGAGTATCAAAAAGCTCTGGCCTGGACAAAAGAAAACTGCAAAGAAGGCAAAGATGTAAATAAACCGGAAGACCAGGCGGATGCCGCCAGAAAGGAAGAAGAGTGGGAGACGGTGGTTAAAATGACTTTGATTTGCCGCGATATGATGATCGGTAACGAAAAAGTTGTTGCCAAAGGTTACCGCGAAGAAGGTTTGGGAAGAAATGCAATTTTGGGTGGTTTCCAGGGGCAACGTCAGTGGACGGATTATAAACCGAATGCCGATTTTACAGAGGCAATTTTGAATTCGTCATTCGATTGGAATGGTATTCGTCAGGCGTTTGTTTTTGCAACCGAAAACGATAGTTTAAATGGTGTTTCTATGTTGTTCGGGCATTTGCTGAGCAAAACCAGCCAGATATTTTCTGACGTGCGAACCTACTGGAGTCCGAAAGCGGTTAAACGTGTTTGCGGAAAAGAATTAACAGGCCTGGCCGAAGGTGGTATTATTCACCTGATCAACTCCGGTTCAACAACGCTAGATGCAACAGCGCAGCAACGCGATTCTGAAGGAAAACCGGCTATGAAACCTTTCTGGGAAATTACCGAAGAAGAAGTGCAAAAGTGTTTGGAGAATACGCTGTGGCCACAGGCTGAGCGTGGTTATTTCCGTGGAGGAGGTTATTCGTCACAGTTTAAAACTGCCGGACAAATGCCGGTTACTATGAGTCGTGTAAATCTGGTTGATGGACTGGGGCCGGTGCTTCAAATTGCCGAAGGTTGGACGGTTGAACTTCCTAATGATATTCATGAAATTTTAGATGAACGCACAAATCCAACCTGGCCGACAACCTGGTTTGTGCCACGTGTAAATGGTGAGGGGGCTTTTAAAGATGTATACTCAGTAATGGCCAACTGGGGCGCCAATCACGGTGCAATTAGTTACGGTCATATTGGTGCCGATCTTATAACGTTAGCTTCCATGTTGCGCATTCCGGTGAACATGCATAATGTTGATGAGGACAAGGTGTTCCGGCCAAGTGCATGGGCATCGTTTGGTGAGAATAAAGAAGGATCAGATTTTCGTGCCTGTGAATCGTACGGGCCGCTCTACGGTAAAAAATAG
- a CDS encoding AraC family transcriptional regulator, whose translation MTILKIKPEKGDPSDVIQFFPKYNIQLLCCRHWWLENWEYTELSFPYWRIYHNSAEGAKIIYNDTEYSLSPNQIILIPPNTSYATRLYDHEIPKEGFSLVGGRVDLDSVRQKMSSKPSLLHLFIHFSIGIPYDNISPGVFSFELTEHLQSKLQLIKNHLTKDHKFFSFHISLVIKALIADLLTDLPESNWDLISNDHRIISCLRYIEENLAYDLSNPILADKAKMATNAFIRLFSNEVGISIQKYIRNKRIDQACIMLHHSNFSIDEIALKTGFADRYHFSRIFKQSTSISPARYRKEFGLSS comes from the coding sequence ATGACTATCCTTAAAATAAAGCCTGAAAAAGGTGATCCTTCTGATGTTATTCAGTTTTTTCCGAAGTATAACATTCAGCTACTTTGCTGCCGGCATTGGTGGCTCGAGAACTGGGAATACACCGAACTTTCCTTCCCCTACTGGCGCATTTACCACAACAGTGCCGAAGGTGCTAAAATCATTTATAATGATACAGAGTACAGTTTATCTCCCAACCAGATAATTTTGATTCCTCCCAACACTTCCTATGCTACACGTTTGTATGACCACGAAATACCAAAAGAAGGATTTTCACTCGTAGGAGGACGTGTTGATTTGGATTCGGTCAGACAAAAAATGTCTTCAAAACCAAGCCTTTTACACCTGTTTATTCACTTTAGTATTGGAATACCTTACGACAATATCTCGCCAGGAGTTTTTAGCTTCGAACTAACCGAGCATCTCCAATCGAAACTTCAGTTGATAAAAAATCACCTTACCAAGGATCACAAATTCTTTAGCTTCCATATCAGTTTGGTGATAAAGGCATTAATCGCTGATTTACTCACCGACCTGCCCGAGTCGAATTGGGATTTAATTTCAAACGATCATCGCATTATCAGCTGTTTGCGCTACATCGAAGAAAATTTAGCATACGATTTGAGCAACCCAATTTTAGCCGACAAAGCCAAAATGGCGACAAATGCATTTATCCGTCTTTTTTCGAATGAAGTTGGTATATCGATTCAAAAGTATATTCGTAACAAACGCATCGACCAAGCTTGTATCATGCTTCACCACTCAAACTTTAGTATCGACGAAATTGCCTTAAAAACAGGTTTTGCCGACCGCTATCATTTTTCCCGGATCTTTAAACAATCTACAAGTATTTCTCCGGCGCGGTACAGAAAGGAGTTTGGACTGAGTTCCTGA
- the rhaD gene encoding rhamnulose-1-phosphate aldolase, whose product MDALKNLPAEVVKHIKQVSEVAGYLWEKEWAEKSSGNISIDLSGLFPDSTIDQSEEEVPCDFPKEAADMILFVTGSGCRLRHLVNRAEEVAAIIAVNQMATAYSVLWGGKSAGFKPTSELSAHIKIHLFNAANNTGKKAVVHAHPIELVVLSHHKLFKDEALFNHSLWKMCPEIKLYVPRGVGCADYARYGTEQLANLTLEALINHDVVLWEKHGALATGVDMEEAFDFLDVANKGAKLLLLAWSAGFDPEGLSPEQLDELINT is encoded by the coding sequence GTGGATGCATTAAAAAATCTTCCGGCCGAAGTCGTGAAACATATTAAACAGGTTAGCGAGGTTGCCGGTTATTTATGGGAAAAAGAGTGGGCAGAAAAAAGCTCAGGAAATATTTCCATCGATCTTAGCGGATTGTTTCCGGATTCAACAATAGACCAAAGTGAAGAAGAAGTTCCCTGCGATTTCCCAAAAGAAGCTGCAGACATGATACTTTTTGTTACCGGTTCAGGTTGTCGTTTGCGGCATTTGGTGAATAGGGCAGAAGAAGTGGCTGCAATCATCGCTGTTAACCAAATGGCTACTGCCTATTCTGTTTTGTGGGGAGGGAAAAGTGCAGGATTTAAACCGACTTCTGAATTGAGCGCACACATAAAAATTCATCTTTTTAATGCCGCCAACAATACCGGCAAAAAAGCTGTCGTTCATGCGCATCCAATAGAGTTGGTGGTTTTGAGCCATCATAAACTTTTTAAGGATGAAGCTTTGTTTAATCACTCGCTTTGGAAAATGTGCCCGGAAATAAAGTTGTATGTTCCGCGCGGCGTTGGCTGTGCCGATTATGCACGATATGGAACCGAGCAACTGGCAAATCTTACGTTGGAAGCATTAATAAATCATGATGTGGTTTTGTGGGAAAAACATGGAGCTTTGGCAACTGGTGTTGATATGGAAGAAGCGTTCGACTTCCTGGATGTGGCCAATAAGGGAGCTAAACTTCTGTTGTTAGCATGGAGTGCCGGATTCGATCCTGAAGGACTGTCGCCCGAACAACTGGATGAGCTAATTAATACCTGA
- a CDS encoding NUDIX domain-containing protein — MTTTKPFNSANYLNHISLDCVIFGFSNNELKVLLLHLKYSKAYTLPGGFLGNNETLEEAAKRIVKERTGLDNLFLKQFKIFSDPERARSNKAVMDGIMAGAIPDPSFFDNRFISIGFYALVDFSKVKPTPDLFSDRCDWIGLNNDVSMLLDHKQIIQEAHTTLRLQLNQQPIGLKLLPKKFTMPELQKLYETILGRELDRRNFQRKMLNYNILDKLKERKTGGAHKSPYLYSFNIERYQKALEDGLSGIW, encoded by the coding sequence TTGACAACAACTAAACCTTTTAATTCTGCAAATTATTTAAACCACATATCGTTAGACTGTGTGATTTTCGGATTCAGTAATAACGAACTTAAAGTATTGCTTTTACATTTAAAATATTCAAAAGCGTATACACTTCCCGGCGGATTTTTGGGCAATAATGAAACCCTGGAGGAGGCAGCAAAACGGATCGTGAAAGAACGTACCGGACTTGACAATTTATTTCTAAAGCAATTTAAAATATTTAGTGATCCGGAACGTGCCAGATCGAACAAAGCAGTTATGGATGGAATTATGGCCGGAGCAATTCCTGATCCATCATTTTTCGACAACCGTTTTATCTCCATTGGATTTTATGCACTGGTCGACTTTTCGAAAGTTAAACCTACTCCGGATCTGTTCTCCGACCGCTGCGACTGGATTGGGCTTAACAACGATGTTTCAATGCTACTTGACCACAAACAAATAATTCAGGAAGCGCATACAACTTTGCGTTTACAGCTTAATCAGCAACCAATTGGCCTTAAACTGTTACCAAAGAAATTTACTATGCCCGAACTTCAAAAACTATATGAAACTATTCTTGGCCGCGAACTGGATCGTCGCAATTTTCAGCGAAAAATGCTCAACTACAATATTCTTGACAAATTAAAAGAACGCAAAACAGGCGGAGCTCATAAATCGCCATATCTGTATTCGTTTAATATTGAACGCTACCAAAAAGCGCTTGAGGATGGATTAAGTGGAATTTGGTAG
- a CDS encoding glycoside hydrolase family 2 TIM barrel-domain containing protein, whose product MKKLAVFALLLLPFIGLAQDVFIQNANGREFTSLNGKWKYVLDPYEQGQIGFMPVYENVKQKDKSDRIEYSFDDAQTLWVPGAWDAQKPELAYYEGSIWYRKTFDKSDLSNDKRYFVYVGAANYISTVTLNGKVLGVHEGGFTPFAFEVTDLIKEKDNFLIIGVNNSRRKGGIPAPVTDWFNHGGITRDVLLVEMPKTFVSNYFLSLDKSSLNAKSKQINGKLLLDGESFPEKARIEIPELKVDKEIDVEADGTCNFTIDVKNMELWSPKNPKLYEVSISAADDKITDQIGFRTIETEGKKILLNGEQVFLRGISLHDENPLRSDRANSVDDAKLVLGWAKELGCNFIRLAHYPHQENILREADKMGILLWEELPLYWGIDWEDQEVLRKAKQQYSEMINRDYNRASSIIWSIANETTPSASRNAFLGAVADHVRSMDSTRLLSAACKKDQPGDGNTAKYYTINDPLMKYLDVVSFNEYLGWYGGLPDECREKVISSDEDKPIIVSEFGGGALQGFHADSLTRWSEEFQEYLYHESINMFDKIDGLAGMTPWILVDFMSPLRQLPDVQDGWNRKGLISEKGYKKKAFFELQKYYEKKAAEYK is encoded by the coding sequence ATGAAGAAATTAGCAGTATTTGCATTGCTCCTGTTGCCATTTATTGGATTGGCGCAGGATGTATTTATTCAGAATGCAAACGGACGGGAGTTCACCAGTTTGAACGGGAAGTGGAAGTATGTACTCGATCCCTACGAACAAGGGCAAATCGGTTTTATGCCCGTTTATGAGAATGTAAAACAAAAGGATAAATCAGACCGGATAGAATACAGTTTCGATGATGCACAAACGCTTTGGGTTCCGGGTGCCTGGGATGCACAAAAGCCTGAGCTGGCATACTACGAAGGAAGTATCTGGTACCGCAAAACCTTTGATAAATCGGATCTCTCGAACGACAAACGTTATTTTGTGTACGTTGGTGCGGCCAATTATATAAGTACGGTAACTTTAAACGGAAAAGTGCTTGGCGTTCACGAAGGTGGTTTTACGCCTTTCGCTTTCGAAGTCACTGACTTGATCAAAGAGAAGGACAATTTTCTGATTATCGGTGTAAACAACAGCCGCAGAAAAGGAGGAATTCCAGCTCCGGTTACCGATTGGTTTAATCATGGTGGTATTACCCGCGATGTGCTGTTGGTTGAAATGCCCAAGACTTTTGTGAGCAATTATTTTCTTTCGTTAGACAAAAGCTCACTTAACGCAAAAAGCAAACAAATTAATGGGAAGCTTCTGCTTGACGGAGAATCATTTCCGGAAAAAGCCCGAATTGAAATTCCTGAATTAAAGGTTGACAAAGAAATTGATGTTGAAGCCGATGGGACCTGCAATTTTACCATCGACGTAAAAAATATGGAACTTTGGTCGCCCAAAAATCCAAAATTGTACGAAGTTTCTATCTCTGCTGCAGATGATAAAATAACTGATCAAATCGGATTTCGAACCATTGAAACAGAAGGCAAAAAAATCCTGTTGAACGGTGAACAGGTTTTCTTGAGAGGAATTTCGCTGCATGATGAAAATCCGCTTCGTTCCGACCGTGCAAATTCTGTTGACGATGCAAAACTGGTTTTGGGCTGGGCAAAAGAACTGGGGTGTAACTTTATTCGTTTGGCGCATTATCCGCATCAGGAAAATATTCTCCGTGAGGCCGACAAAATGGGAATATTGCTTTGGGAAGAGTTGCCGTTGTATTGGGGAATCGACTGGGAAGATCAGGAGGTTCTGCGAAAAGCAAAACAACAGTATTCTGAAATGATAAACCGCGATTATAACCGCGCGAGTTCAATAATCTGGTCGATTGCAAACGAAACAACACCATCCGCTTCCCGAAATGCATTTTTGGGCGCTGTAGCCGATCATGTTCGTTCAATGGATAGTACCCGCTTGTTGTCGGCCGCTTGTAAAAAGGATCAGCCCGGCGATGGAAATACGGCTAAATATTACACGATCAACGATCCGTTAATGAAATATCTCGACGTGGTGAGCTTCAACGAATATTTGGGCTGGTACGGTGGTCTGCCCGACGAGTGTCGCGAAAAAGTTATTTCATCGGATGAAGACAAGCCTATAATTGTCAGCGAATTTGGAGGTGGTGCGTTGCAGGGATTTCATGCCGATAGTTTGACGCGTTGGAGTGAAGAGTTTCAGGAATATCTGTACCACGAAAGCATTAATATGTTCGACAAAATTGATGGATTGGCAGGAATGACACCCTGGATTCTGGTTGATTTTATGTCGCCGCTTCGTCAGCTGCCCGATGTACAGGATGGCTGGAACCGAAAAGGCCTGATTTCTGAAAAAGGATATAAAAAGAAAGCTTTCTTCGAATTGCAAAAGTACTACGAAAAGAAAGCTGCGGAATACAAATAG
- a CDS encoding multidrug effflux MFS transporter, translating into MSLNRAGKFFIPVLTMVMAAMVAMSPFAIDTYIAALPDIAGYFGVSLHVAELTITLYFLGFAFGNFFGGPLSDAFGRKTIALTGIALYGLAALLITTCTKIEYVLMLRVLQAFGGGFATVTGNVFIRDWYSGKQVARFVTIISMIIMLAPLFAPVLGAGLIHWYGWESIFWFLFAFAILLFVSMWLLIPESRAPELITRKITGRQLIEKYRIFFSNRQSTILLFAISLPMSGLYVFITAASFIYMEYFGVSQMRFPIFFSANVVLNIMLSFLNTILLKKHDPEKILRYGLLLQLISGVILAVSVLMPDPKLWSVFASIVLYVGSLGLVFGNGTATILNHNPEVAGSANATIGIARFAISALIGSIMAMFHTGDIIPFGLVLFICTLTGNVLYNWALRIKE; encoded by the coding sequence ATGAGTTTAAACCGTGCAGGCAAATTTTTTATTCCCGTATTAACAATGGTTATGGCTGCAATGGTGGCTATGTCGCCATTTGCAATTGATACCTACATTGCTGCGTTACCCGATATTGCCGGATATTTTGGCGTGTCGTTACACGTAGCCGAGTTGACTATCACCTTGTATTTTCTGGGATTTGCTTTTGGTAATTTTTTCGGTGGCCCTCTGTCCGATGCTTTCGGACGAAAAACAATCGCACTCACCGGAATTGCGCTGTATGGTTTAGCCGCCCTGCTCATTACTACCTGCACCAAAATTGAATACGTGTTGATGTTGCGTGTGCTACAGGCTTTTGGCGGAGGTTTTGCAACGGTTACCGGTAATGTATTTATTCGCGACTGGTACAGCGGAAAACAGGTAGCTCGCTTTGTTACCATCATAAGCATGATCATTATGCTGGCACCTCTGTTTGCACCGGTTCTTGGTGCCGGTTTAATTCATTGGTACGGCTGGGAAAGTATCTTTTGGTTTTTATTCGCATTTGCAATTCTGTTATTTGTATCCATGTGGCTGCTTATTCCGGAATCAAGAGCTCCGGAGCTGATTACCCGGAAAATTACAGGTCGGCAATTGATTGAAAAGTACCGGATATTTTTCTCCAATAGACAAAGTACAATTTTGCTGTTTGCCATAAGTTTACCCATGTCGGGTTTGTATGTTTTTATTACAGCGGCCTCATTTATTTACATGGAGTATTTTGGTGTCAGCCAAATGCGTTTCCCCATTTTTTTTAGTGCTAATGTTGTTTTAAACATCATGCTTTCGTTTTTAAATACCATACTTCTGAAGAAACACGATCCTGAAAAAATTCTGCGTTACGGATTGTTGCTGCAGTTGATTTCGGGAGTTATCCTCGCTGTTTCGGTGCTGATGCCGGATCCGAAACTGTGGTCGGTATTTGCATCAATTGTATTGTATGTGGGTAGTTTAGGTTTGGTTTTTGGAAACGGAACGGCTACAATTTTGAATCATAATCCGGAAGTTGCAGGATCAGCAAATGCCACTATCGGAATTGCCCGATTTGCCATTAGTGCACTTATCGGAAGTATCATGGCCATGTTTCACACCGGCGATATTATTCCTTTCGGATTGGTGTTGTTTATCTGTACGTTAACGGGAAATGTTTTGTATAACTGGGCTTTACGGATAAAAGAATAA
- the fucK gene encoding L-fuculokinase: MPEKDLAIVFDCGATNLRVIAMDVHGKIVASESTANNTSPDPELPGGVIWDVEEMWGKLCSASQKVMAAIDAKRIAGVTVTTFGVDGAFVDSEGKLLYPVISWQCQRTTPVMNEIGKYIPLEDLYAEAATFPYAFNTINKFVWMKENRPEVIEKAHRFLFITSLFIFKLTGELRNDATMAGTSMLMDMQKQKPSEKIFAALEIRNDILGDIAESGELAGAVHQKAETETGIPKNVPVFFGGHDTQFAVFGSGANENELVLSSGTWEIIMARSAGFKSTKKELAAQLTTEMDAEKGLFNIGQNYLASGILEWFAKNFYPELSGDALYKKMIDDASVVQPGESSVWVNPSFYGEGGNNTFGAINGLTIHTKRGEIYRAFLESLAYRLRFGIEALENAGGFKAEKIICVGGGSKNYLWNQLRADVCNLPIQLVDQKETTVLGAALFVFAGSGVAKSPGEARKMVDYNPKIIHPSENQRQYVELYQVFKERMQYIL; the protein is encoded by the coding sequence ATGCCTGAAAAAGATCTGGCAATAGTATTCGATTGCGGAGCCACAAACCTGCGGGTGATCGCCATGGATGTACATGGCAAAATTGTGGCTTCGGAATCGACTGCGAACAATACAAGTCCCGATCCTGAATTGCCTGGTGGCGTAATTTGGGATGTGGAAGAAATGTGGGGAAAACTTTGTTCTGCTTCACAAAAAGTTATGGCTGCAATTGATGCAAAACGGATTGCAGGCGTAACTGTTACTACTTTTGGCGTTGATGGTGCTTTTGTGGATAGTGAAGGCAAACTGCTTTACCCGGTAATTTCGTGGCAATGTCAGCGCACAACGCCTGTAATGAATGAGATTGGGAAATATATTCCTCTTGAAGATTTGTATGCCGAGGCCGCCACTTTTCCGTATGCATTTAATACCATTAATAAGTTTGTGTGGATGAAGGAAAACCGGCCGGAGGTAATAGAAAAAGCGCATCGTTTCTTATTTATCACTTCGCTGTTTATTTTTAAGCTGACGGGCGAGTTGCGCAACGACGCTACCATGGCAGGTACTTCCATGTTGATGGATATGCAAAAGCAAAAGCCTTCGGAAAAGATATTTGCAGCCTTGGAAATTCGGAACGATATTTTGGGAGATATTGCAGAATCTGGTGAATTGGCCGGAGCCGTTCATCAAAAAGCTGAAACTGAAACGGGGATTCCAAAAAATGTTCCGGTTTTTTTTGGCGGGCACGATACACAGTTTGCAGTGTTTGGCTCGGGAGCCAATGAAAACGAGCTGGTGCTGAGCAGCGGAACATGGGAAATCATTATGGCGCGTAGTGCCGGTTTTAAGTCGACAAAAAAGGAACTGGCGGCGCAGTTGACCACCGAAATGGATGCCGAAAAAGGACTGTTCAATATCGGGCAGAATTACCTGGCTTCGGGAATATTAGAGTGGTTTGCCAAAAACTTTTATCCGGAACTAAGTGGCGATGCTTTGTACAAAAAAATGATTGATGATGCGAGTGTTGTTCAGCCCGGCGAATCTTCTGTTTGGGTAAATCCTTCGTTTTATGGCGAAGGCGGAAATAATACTTTTGGCGCGATTAACGGTTTAACAATTCATACAAAACGTGGCGAAATCTACCGGGCATTTCTTGAAAGCCTGGCGTATCGCTTACGGTTTGGCATCGAGGCACTGGAAAATGCCGGTGGTTTTAAAGCCGAAAAAATAATTTGTGTGGGTGGTGGATCAAAAAACTATCTTTGGAATCAATTGCGTGCCGATGTTTGTAATTTGCCCATACAACTGGTCGATCAGAAGGAGACAACCGTTTTGGGAGCAGCCTTGTTTGTTTTTGCGGGAAGTGGGGTCGCAAAATCGCCCGGAGAAGCCCGGAAGATGGTTGATTATAATCCTAAAATTATTCATCCATCTGAAAACCAAAGACAATACGTGGAGTTGTATCAGGTGTTTAAAGAACGCATGCAATACATTTTATAG